CTGGTGAGCGATGTAACTCTGACGCTGAAGGTTAGCCAGAATCTGCACGCTGAGTTGCTGCTGCACAGGCTGGGACGGACGGCGTGGTGCGGGAAGGGATCGACCGCACAGGGCGCGCGTGTGGTGCGGCAGTTTCTGCTGAACGCGGGACTGGATGGCGGTGATTTTGTGTTCTATGACGGGTCGGGGTTGAGTGGGCATGACCTCGTGACGCCGCGGGCGACGGCACAACTGCTGGCGTATGCGGCGAAGCAGCCGTGGTTTGCGCAGTGGAAGGAGGCGCTGCCGGTGGGGGGTGAGGATGGAACGCTGGCGTCGCGCTTCCCTGACCCGCCGCTGAAGGATCATCTGTTTGCGAAGACAGGGACGCTGGGCGAGAGCCGGGCGCTGTCAGGCTATGTGGATACGGCGAGCGGCAAGCAGGTGATCTTCTCGATCTTTGTGGATGATCATGCGCCGAGCGGGTCGGATGATCGCAAGGTGATGGATGAGATTGTCGCGGCGATTGCGGCGAATGAGTAGAGCCGGTCGCTCCCTCAGGGGCTAAAGCCCCCTTTTCCCTGTTCAGGCTTCAATGGCACGGCTGAAGCCGTGCCCCTTCAAAAGCGCCGCCGATCTCCTCTGCGAGGGTGGCGCTTTCGAAATCTGCCTTCCCTACTTCGGCGTGTGTTGCTTGATGTAGCCGCGGAGCTGGAGGTTGAGCTCGAGGGCTTTGTTGACGCCGGATTCGAGCATGCGGAGCCAGTCGGAGGCAGGTTCCTTGAGCTCGGCCATGCTGAGCAGATAGCTGGTTTGAACGATGATTTCGAGGGCGTTGGAGAGATCGTGTGCCATGCGCCGAATTTCCAGCGCAAGCTCTTCAGGAATCTGCTGGGACGATGCGGTCGAAGAGACGGCCGTCGAGGGCTCACTCATGGGCGCGACGATACTCCCCTTTTCAGCGTTCGCAAACTCACCCTGAACAGACGCGAATGCGTTGGCACAGTTTACTCGGGGCGGCCGTGAATTGACAGAGGGGGATACGTTTGAAACACTAGCATTTCACGCTGGCAGATGCGGGTGGGCATTTGCTTCAAGTGAGCCGAAGTGGCGGAATTGGCAGACGCGCATGGTTCAGGTCCATGTACTCGCAAGGGTGTGAAGGTTCGAGTCCTTTCTTCGGCACCAATAAAGCAGAGGTAGAGAGTAGGCAGTAGAGGGTAAGGCTCTGCTGCGTTTGGGGTGCAGTGCCCCGACTCTCTCAGTTGCCCGTTCGAGGCATTCGTCCGTGCAGAGGGTCGAAATTACTGCGCGCGTGAAGGTTTTGAGTTCGCTCGGAAGGACCTAAAGAACTGGTAAATCCCTACATTTCTGTGTGGAACGCCCTGCATCAGCAGGTGAAATTCCCAAGACAAGCGATTGCGCTGCGGCTTCCGTTCGTGTGATTCCACCTTCGTGGGGTATCGTCCTCGGCTCCTGCCGCGAGAGTCTAGGCATCGCTCGTTCTCGCACGCCGGAGCCGCAATGCACAGCCTACTGATCGCCGCCGTCTTTATCCTCATGGTTTTATCGCCGTGTCTCATGACTCTTCGCTGGCACCCTGAGAAGGACGAGGACTGGGACTAAAGCCGCCTTTCACCGGGCCAAAAAACAACGCCTCCGGCAGCCGTGCCGACCCGCAGCCAAATGCGAAGTGGGTTAACGGCCCTCGGAGGTTTTTCTATGCGTGGGTTTCGTCAGTGGTAGAGCGACCCTTCGAAGCTCTTGATCTTCTCTTCATCCCAGGCGTGTGAGGCTTTGCGCCAGGTATCGCCGGCCTGCTCCATGAAGTTGGGAAAGTTGGAGCGGCAGAAGCTTTGGCGCGCGGCGAAGTCGATGAAAGCCTGCGGTGTGCCGTCGATGTAGAAGGCGGCCTGCATGCCGTCGCGGGACCACTGCACGGCGGCGAGACGCTCGCGGGTCGGCTCCTCGAGCGAGCGCACGTTGTAGATGAGCATGGCGTCGAGGATGGCCCGCTCTTCTGTGGGCTCGGAGCGGTCGAAGGCGTAGAGGTATCCGGCAGCGCCCTCGTCCTCAAAGATGACGGCCCACGGGACCACGCGGGAGTTCGATTTGAGGTGGGCCTTGCCCGGCGTGAAGTTGAGCGAATCCATCCCTTTAGCCTACAGGCGCGGACCGACCAGGAGCCGCGGAGCAACCTGTACCCTAGAGAGGTGAGAGTTCGAGCATTTGTGCTCGGCCGGGCGCAACGCGTCGCGGCCGTTCTTCTTTTATTGCTTTTTGCTGAGTGCCTGTACACCATCGCGCACCAGCCGCTGGACGCCAATGACTACCGCTATGCGCGGTGCGGACGTGAGATGTGGGAACGGCCCTCGCCGATCCAGGGCTACTTCACGACGTGCGGCAACCTGAATGGCGACGGCACGCTGGCCTACCGGCTGGCTGGATTCCCGCTGAGTGCGCAGCGAATGGTTCTGCTGGGGGTCGACCACCTGCGCAAGCCGGAGAACCGGTTGTATGCGGAAGGATCGCTGAACGGGACGACGTGGGAGGCGCGGCACGAGCTGAGCTATGTGAAGTACCTGATCCGGTTACCGTTTGTGCTGTTTGCGGTGTGGCTGGGCGGCGGGCTGTGGTGGGTCGCGCGGCGACTGTTCGGGAATGAGGGCGGAGAGGTAGCGCTCGCGCTGTATGTGTTGTGCCCGGATGTGGTCCGGTACGCGACGCACCCGAACAACGAGATTCTTGCGCTGTGGGGACTGTATGGGCTGGTGTACACGGCGATTGGGGTGGCGCATGCCCTGCAGGGGCCGCAGAACAAATGGAAGCCGCGGATATTCTTGCTGGCCACGGCGCTTGGACTGACAGCGGCGGCGCATCTGCTGGCGGCGATCGTCGGCTTTATCGCGGGGCTGGCGTTTTTGTTTTACCTTGCCGAGCGGCGGCGGAGTTACGTCTCGCAAATCATGATCTATGCGGCGATTGGCGCGTTCGTGATTCTTTTCGCGTCGTTCAGCTTTCGACCATCGGCGTTTATGTACGTCTTTACGGGCGGGAGCGCGCGGTTCTGGTTCACGACGACGGCGCTGCGGAGTTTTTGTACGTCGCACGTCAACGCAGGGATCCTGGTGGCGGCCGCTGTGGCGCTGGTGGTGTACTTCAGCAGCCGGCCGAGCCGGTATTTCGGCAATACCACGCCGCTGGTGATGACGCTGGTGCTGTTTGTGCTGTACACGACGCAGGTCGTCAGCGCACCGTGGGTGTGGGCGCTGCCGTTTCTTTTCACGTTCATAGGCGGCGTGTTCGCCGACATTCTGGAGAGCCGGCAGCGCAGGATGTTCGTCGTGCTTACCATCGCGATCCTGGTGACGCAGGCGGCGCTCTGCTGGACCAGCCTGGCCGGGCTGACGCTTTGATGCGGATATCCGACTTTGTTCGCGGGGAATTTTGAGCATCCTACGATTGACAGCCCATATACGCTGTTTCTGACACTCGAGAGGCTGCACTCTGCTGATGACGCGTCGTACGATCTGCTCCCTGCTTGCTGTTCTTCTGTTGGCTTCTCTTCTTCCACTCAGCGGCTGCCGCGGCGGCGTGAAGGCGCTGTGGGCGAAGTTCCACCATCGCCGCGCGAAGTCGAAGGAGAATACGACTGACTACGCGGACGCCATCTCATCCGTGGTGGATGCAGGCACTCTGAAGATTTTGCGGTGGCCGAATTACTCGGAGTTTCAGCCGCAGGTGCAGCAGTACTATGACGGGCGCAACTACGAGCTTGCCTGGACTCGCGATGGCAAGCCTACGCCATCGGCTGAAGCACTGATGCAGATGTTCTCCAATGCTGCACAGAAGGGGCTGAACCCAGCGGACTACGATGCGGACCGCTGGGCGCAGCGTGTGCAGCAGTTAGAAGAGATTCGGAAGAAACACGACGACTCAGACGAGGCGCAGTCGACGGTTGCGCAGTTTGATGTAGCGATGACGGTCGCGCTGATGCGTTATCTCTCGGACATTCACCTTGGACGGGTCAATCCGCAGACGCTGAACTTCGATATCGATGTGCCGAGCAGACGCGCGAAGTTCGACATTGCGAGTTTGATTGATGATGAGTTCGTCGACGCTAATGCGAATGAGGTCAACGATGCGGTAGCGAAGCTCGAGCCGCAGAACGCGATGTATCAGAAGACCGAGCAGGCGTTGGAAAAGTATCTGCAGCTGGCGCAGCAGCAGAGTGCGAATCCCTCCGCTCCGCTACCTGGTGTCGACAAGCCTGTGGCGAAAGGCGGAAGTTATCCGGCGCTCCCCGCGCTGTGGGCGAGGCTGCAGTTGGAGGGCGATGCGCCGACGGGTGCACCGGCTCCGGCAAGCTATGACGCGACTTTCGTTGCCGCAGTAAAGCACTACCAGGAGCGCAGCGGGCTGAGCGACGATGGCAAGCTGGGGCAAGGCACGATCGACGCGCTGAACGTGCCGATGAGCCGGCGGGTGCAGCAGATCGATGATTCGCTGGAGCGCTGGCGGTGGTTGCCGGACAACTTTCAACAGGCACGCGTGATGGTCAACCTGCCGGAGTTCCTTGTGCGTGCCTATGACGAGGACCACAATCTGGCGTTCACCATGAGGGTGGTAGACGGCGAGGCGGAGGGCAACCATGACACGCCGATGTTTGTGCGCACCATGCGATATATGATCTTTCGGCCGTACTGGAATTTGCCGATTTCGATCATCAAGAAAGAGCTGGTGAAACATCTGGACTCGGGTGGCGCGGCCTACATGGAGAAAAACAACTACGAAGTGACGACAGGCAATGGATCGCCGGTGACTGGATGGACAGTTAACGATCTTGTGCACGGACGCTACATGGTTCGGCAGAAACCTGGGCCGAAAAATTCCCTGGGCCTGGTGAAGTTCATGTTCCCGAACGAGTACGACGTGTACATGCACTCGACACCGGAGATGAATTTGTTCAACCTGTCACGTCGCGATCGCTCGCACGGATGCATTCGATTGAATGACGCCGAGAAGATGGCGGACTGGGTGTTGGATGGGCAGGGAGACTGGGACGACGACTCGATTCACGAGGCGATGTACGGTCCGGCGGACGGCGGCGAGCCGCAGGATAACAAGCAGGTGGGACTGAAGACGACGCTGACGGTAAACATCACCTACCTGACCGCCAATGCCGACGAAGATGGGACGATGCATTTCTTCAACGACATCTACGGATATGACAAACAGCTTGAAGCGGCACTGGCTGCGGGTCGACCGTACAAGCAGGAGACGGTGAAGATCAATCCGAAGCTGACGCCGGGCGAGACGGAGTAGCTGCAGCTGCCTCGGCGCCCACGCGGCGCATGAGGTCTTCAAAGCGCTGACCACGCCTGGGCGTGAAGATGCGCGTCGTGATGACGAGGGAGTCGTTAGACGTCTGTCGCAAACGGGATGGTCAGAGGCAGCAGGTCGGGCGGCATCCAGCGTGTGTGGGCGTCGAGTGAGTTGAAGACATCGAAGCCGTAGTATCGTTCGTGCAGCTTGCTTTGAGTGCCGAATTTCGCGCAGTTGCGCTGGACAGCTTCGTGTTGCGAGATGCCCGTTTGTCCTCGCATTGCTTCGGCGACGATGGCCAGCCAGAAGATTGTCAATGTCTCGTGATACGCGCCGATGGGCCTTCCGCGCGCGAGGAGATAGTTGCGGATGGCGGCGCGGGTATGCGGCAATACGGAGTCGCCGTAGCGTGCGAGATACACGCTTGCCATTGCGATGTGCGCCTGGTGGGTCCACTCGTCGGCCGGCAAAGAGCCGTCTTCGAAGGTGCTGAGAAAGGTCTCACATTCCTCCGGCCCGATGAGGTACGAAGGTGCGGACTCGTTGCTCAATATGCGTCTCCGCCGGTTTCGCCATGCATGGTGTCGAGGTTCTCGAAACGCGTGAAGTCGGCGATATAGGCCATTTGAATGGAGCCGGTGGGGCCGTTACGCTGCTTCGCGATGATGATCTCGGCTTTGCCTTTCAGGTCTTCGTTCTCGCGGTCGTAGTACTCTTCGCGATGAATGAAGGCGACCACGTCGGCGTCCTGCTCGATGGAGCCCGACTCGCGCAGGTCGGAGAGCAGCGGCTTCTTGTCGCCGGTGCGCTGCTCGCTTCCACGCGAGAGCTGCGAGAGCGCGACGACGGGCACGCGCAGCTCTTTCGCCAGTGCCTTGAGCCCGCGAGAGATGGAGCTGACCTCCTGCGTGCGGTTCTCGAACTTTTTCTGCGACGAACCGGCGGAGCCCGTCATGAGCTGCAGGTAGTCAATGACGATGAGGTCGAGACCGTTTTCCTGCTGCTGGAGGCGGCGCGCTTTGGCGCGCATCTCTGCAAGGGTGATGCCGGGCGTGTCGTCGATATACATCTTCGAGCCCATCAGGCGGTCGAGTGCGGAGATGAGCTTGCCGCGGTCTTCGCGCGGGATGAAGCCGGTCTGGAGCTTGCGCGAGCCGACCATCGCCTCGCTGGCGAGCATGCGTCGCAGCAAAGACTCCTTCGACATTTCGAGCGAGAAGACAGCAACAACTTTGGCGTCCTTTACGGCGCAGTTCTGCGCGATGTTGATCGCCCATGCCGTCTTGCCCATCGAAGGACGTGCGGCGATGATGATGAGTTCGCCGCTCTGCAGGCCCGAGGTCATCTTGTCGAACTCGATGTAGTGGGTGGCAAGACCGGTGATCTCGCGGCCTTGCTCGTAGAGCGCGTCGATCGACCCAAAGCTGTTCGCGACGATCTCAGGGATGTTCGAGAGGCCGCGCTGAATGGCAGAATCGGCGACATCGGCGAGCTTGGCTTCGACGTTGTTGAGGACGGTCGTCGCGTCCTCAGCCTGATCCGCTGCGGCGGCCATGCCCTCGTTGAAGATGCCGAGGAGCTGCCGCAGCAGGCTCTTGTCCTTGATGATGCGGACGTAGGATTCGATGTTGGGGTGGCGCGGGATGCCCTCGGTAAGGAAGGCGAGGTATGCGGGGCCGCCGACTGCGTCGAGCTCCTTGCGCTTGCTCAGCGCCTCCATCACAGTGATGGTGTCGACCGCGTGGCCAACGGCCTGCAGCTCGAGAATGGAGCGGTAGATGCGCTGGTGCGAATCGAGCAGGAAGTCTTCGGGACGGAGTTTTTCGGTGGCGTCGACGATCGCGACGGCGTCGAGCAGCATCGCTCCCAGAACCGTGACCTCAGTCTGCACGGATGCGGGCAGACCGTCGTTCAAGGACATGGGAATGGGTTGGGCGGCCATGGATTTCGAGGAGCTCCAGAGGAAGGTAGCAACTGTAAGTCTAAAAGTGGGATGACCAAAGTTGGGCATGCCAAGTGTTGTTAAGTTCGAGTCCCAGTGTGGAGAGCGAGGAAAAGAGGACACAAAAGGCGGCAGCCTGAGCTGCCGCCTTTTCTTGCTTCTGTTGAAAACTACTTCGCCCGCTCGGCGAAGACCTTCTGTGCGGCGATGAGTCCGTCGCCGAACTTGGCGCCGAGCTGGGGAAGGCTCTTGACGACCACCTGCTCCAGCGCACCGATGAGCGCGATGGTGTCGAGATAATCGAAGAAGCCCAGGTGCGCGATGCGGAAGATCTGGCCCTTCATCTCGCCCTGACCGTTGGTGATGATGGCGGCGAAGCGCGACTTCAGCTCCTTGACGATGACACCGGAGTCAACGCCTTCGGGCGCGTAGACTGCGGTTGCGGCGGCTCCGGGGCTGACAGCGTTGAACAGCTTGAACCCCAGCGCTGCGAGCGCGGCGCGCGTCATCTCGGCGATCACTTCAGCGTTGGCGACGAGCTTCTCGCGGCCCTTCTCAAGATTGCCGTCGGCCTGCGCGGCAATCCAATCGAGGGCAGCGCCCAGGGCAGCGATCAATGCCACCGCAGGTGTGTAGGCGCTCTCGCCGGTCTTCGCATTCTTGCGCTCTTTGCGGAGGTCGAAGTAGTAGCGCGGATTGTAGGTGGATTCCATGCGGTCCCACGCACGCTGGCTGACTGCGAGGTAGCTGAGGCCCGGCGGAATCATGACCGCTTTTTGGGAGCCGCCGATCAGGACGTCGACGCCCCAGTGATCCATATCCAACGTCGAGGTGCCGAGGCCGGTGATGGCGTCCACGATCAGCAGGGCCTCGCTCTTCTGCTGTTTGAGCAGCTTGGCGACGCCCTCGACGTCATGGCGAACTCCGGTCGAGGTCTCGTTGGCCTGCATGAAGACGGCGCGTGTCTCCAGCTTCAGCGCGGCTTTCACTGCCTCGACCGTGAAGGTCTGGCCGTAGGGAGCGCTGACAATATCGACCTCGCAACCGAAGGCCTTTGCGAGAGCGGACCAGCGCTCGCCGAACTTGCCGGCGGTGAGCACGAGCACGCGGTCACCGGGCGAGGTGAGATTCGAGACCGATGCCTCCATGGCGCCGGTGCCGGAGCTGGAGAGAATGATGACGTCGTTTTTTGTGCCGACGAATTCCTTGAGCTGCGAGAGAACGCGTTGGAAGAGCGCGCGGAACTCCGGCGTGCGGTGATGGATGTCGGCCGCAGCCATCGCGAACTGCGCGGCGGGGAGAAGAGGTGTGGGACCCGGCGTAAAGAGGCGCGTCTTACGAATCATGCTTTTATTTTATAGAGACCAGAAATACCCGCACATTGATAAGCTGGAGAATTGGGATGAAGGAGACGAGATGCCAGAGATCGCAGAGCGCGTGAATAAAGACATCATCACCGCGATGAAAGCTCGCGAAGAGCACAAGCTGACCGCGTTGCGCATGGTGAAGTCCGCATTGAGGGCCAAGGAGATCGACAAGCGCGAGCCTCTGACCGCGGCGGAAGAGCAGAGCATTCTGACGACGCTGCTGAAACAGCGGCGCGAGTCCGTGGAGCAGTTCACGAAGGGAGGGCGGCCTGAGCTTGCGGCGAAAGAAGAGGCCGAGATTGTGCTGATTGAAGGCTACCTTCCGAAAGCGGCCGGTGAGGATCAGATCCGCGAGGTGGTCTTTGGAGCCATCGATCAGATCACGAAGGACAATGGCGGCACGCGGCCGGGGCCAAAGGACATGGGCGCGGTGATGAAGGTTGCGCAGCAGCGAAGCCTGGCCAGTGGAATTCGCGTTGACGGCAGGGTCCTGAGCGACATGGTGAAAGCGGAACTGGCCAAGGGAGCCTGATTCAGCGAACGCGAAAGCGGATGAAGAACTGTCCCGCTGTCGGCCGATCACCATAGGCGGAACGCAGCGCAGCAGGCGCACGATATGCCGTCACTTGTGCACCGGGCGCGACGAGAAGGTGCTGCCCGACTGCGAAATTGTGGTCGTATCCGAACGTGAACGCGGCCACGTGCCCGAGCGGCGACTCCACAAAATTGTTTGGCAAGGGAGCACCTGGCGTGAGCAGCAATTCATTCGAACGGCCTGCATTCTCCATGCGCGTCCAGACGTAGTTGCGATGCGCAAAGCGCAGCAGAGCCTCGAGGAGATAGCTGTTTTCTTTGCTGTTGTCTGCGAGGGATCGTGTACGGCCCCACAGCAGAGTAGTGGACAGATCGGTTTTCGGCTCAGGCGCCATCTGCATCGGCATAGTTGAAGTGGCAGCCTTGGTTTGTGCTTTGGTGCTGCCGACCATATCCATGCCAGGCATGTTGGCCATGCCATTCATTTTCATCGGGGACGCCGGTTGAGAACGAAAGGTGTGGTGATACATCACGCTCGCGGTTTGGCGTTGCTGGTCCTCATGCGGGTAAAGAGCCTCAGGAGACACAATGTGCGCAATGGAATACTGTCCGGTCCAGTCTGACGCAGGCGAAATCGTCACGCGAGACGAGACTGAATCGATGGCATGACCGTTCGGCGACGGCGCGAAGTGCCAGCGCGCTTCGGCGGGCTCGGCGCCATGAAAGCCAGACAGTTCCAAACGCACCCAACGATATGTGAGACCGCCGGTCAGGACACTGTAGGCAATGTGAGTCGAGTCCTCCTGATGATGACCGAGCGCGGCAATCGGATCTTCGCTGGCCGACAGCCGGTGCGGGTACGCCGTCGGGCCAATTGCGGGATCCCCTACGGGCGCCGCGTAAAACGAGAAGAGTGTGTTCGACGAGAGCTTCAGATCGTAGAGCGCGGCCAGCTCCATGAAGAAGTTGTGCGGATGCTGACCGTCGATGATGGGCGAGCCGAACGCGGTCTCTCCCTGCTGAAACAGCTCCGGGTAGTTTCGATTGTGCACCGTCGCAGGCTCCAGCGAGAGCATGGTGCGCAGGGTGATCCGGCCGCGACTGCCAAGCGCATGCTGCGTCATCGGCATGATCCAGTTGGTCGAAAAGAATGTGTCGCGGTTGCGAGGCGACTGCGCTTGCTGCTGCGTGTCGGCTGCAAACGCGTTCGCGTGCAGCATCAAACTCCATCCAGCGTGCTTGCCCATCCACATCGGGACAGGCGTGCTCGCGGGCTCGATACTTGTGCCCGACGAGTCGTGCTGCTCGATGGCATCAACCAACGTGTGCGCGGACATGACCTGCTGGCCGCTCGCAGCAAACGCGGCGGCGCACAGCAGACCCGTAATGAGACGCAGCAGCACAATCCCTCTTGCTGACGATTACACAAGCTTCGGCCGAAGCGCCATGAAGCCAGCCTTCTGCTGGTAAGCATTTGCGAGCGCACAGGCCTTCGCCTCCTCATACAGAGGCGCAAGGAAGGTGATCGAAACCGGCGTCCCGGGGCCGCCAACGTTGTTCATCGCTCCCTCTTCGGTGCTGGCCGGAGGCGGAGCGTCATCGCCCCGGATTCCGTTCGGAACGATCACGGCGGGCTGTCCGCAGAGGTTTGTTGCGGTGAGCTGAGTTCCACCGCTTGGAGCGACGATGACGTCGAATTTTGTGAACAGGTCATGCATCTGCGCGATGGCCAGCGTGCGTGCGCGCTGCGCCTGGATGTAATCGACCGCCGGAGTGAAACGCGCTGTGCGGAACTGATTCGGCCAATCGAAGGGCTTTTGTCCGGTGAGCAAAGCATCGCGACCGGAGAGCGTAAGTTCGTCGAATGCCGCTGCGGCCTCTGAGCTGAGGATGCTCAGCAGTGCGGAGAAGTGGAAGTCCGGCAGTTCACAGGGAGTGAGCGTTAAGCCCATTGCGCGCAGTCTGTCGAGAGTCGCCGCGTCATACTTTGCGTCATACAGCCGCCGCTCAAACTGGGCTTTGTGTTCGTTCTCGCGCTTCGAGCGTTCCTCGTCCGACAGAGTTGCAATCTCATCCTTCGGGAGTGGTTGCAGCACAGGTGTGTCAAACGCAGACTTGATATAGCCCACGCGAAGCTTGCGCACGTCGATCGTCAGGTCGGCATTGAAGGCTCCGGCGTGCACGCTGAGGTCCTGGCCGTCAGGGCCGGAGATCGCGTGCAACACCATCGCGCAGTCCTCTGCTGAGCGCGTAATCGGCCCGATTTTATCCATCGACCACGAGAGCGCCATCGCCCCCGTTCGCGGCACGCGGCCAAAGCTCGGTCGCAAGCCCGTCGCGCCGCAGCGCGTTGATGGTGAAGAGATCGAGCCGAGTGTCTCGGTTCCAATCGCAAAGCCGAGGCAACCGGCCGCCACGGCGCTTGCTGAGCCTGCGGAACTTCCGCTTGAACCTTGATGCGGATTCCATGGGTTCCGCGTGCGGGCGCCAAACCAGAGATCGCCTTGCGCGAGCGCGCCCAGAGTCATCTTGGCGACCAGCACCGCCCCGGCTTCATCCAGACGCTTCACAACTTCAGCATCGTAGTCGAACTGCTGATGCTCAAAACCGGCAGCGCCCCATGTGGTCGGGTAACCTTTCACGGCCAGGAGATCCTTCGCGCCCCACGGAATTCCGTGCAGCGGGCCTCGATCGTGACCACTGGCGAGTTCGCGATCCGCCTGCGCCGCCTGCTTCAGCGCACGCTCGTCGGTGTAGGTGATCACGAACTTCAGCAGTGGGTCGTAACGACGCAGGCGCGCGAGGTACATCTTCGTGAGCTCGACTGACGTCACCTTACGCTGGCGCAGCGCGACACCAAGCTCGCGCACGGTTGCAAAGGCCCACGCCTCGCTTGCAATATCCGCGTCTTCGCGTGCGCTCTTCGCCTCGGCAACGATCTTCGCGATGTTCGGGGCCGGTCCGAGCCGCAGCGGTTGCGGCTGCTCAACCGGCGGAGGATTTGTGCCCGCGGGCACGGGATTCGTCATCGCGACTGGCGCGACACCATTCGCGAGATGAAGTTCGCGGACGCGCAGCGCACTGTTCCGCTGCGATAGAAGACCGTCCAGCATCATCTGCTTTTGCTCATCAGTGATGTGGACCGCAGCAATCACGGCGGCAGCGTCGATCATCGCCGGAGTGATGGCCGGCCAACCGCGCAGATCTTCGTTGCCCGACTGCGGCGGCCGCGATCCTGAGGCTCCGGCAGCCTGTGGTGTCGACGCGAGCGCCAGCAGTGCTCCGGGAAAAAGTGTTTGGCCAAGGCCGGCCGCAGCGCAAACAGAGAGCAACGTGCGGCGGTTGAGCGCCACAGGGGAACCTTTCGATGAAGTCAGCATGCGTGAAATTATTGCATCCACACAACGAAGGCTCATCCTTTCTCTGCCTGAACATCGACGATTTTGTGCGACGATGCTCGGATGAGCGAAGCAGAACTGGAGACGCACGCCGCGGACGAGCCGCCGCAGGAGCATCATCTCCGGCGGCAACTACGGCTTCGTGATCTCGTTCTGGCGCAGGTTCTCACCGTTGTCGGGAGTTCATGGGTTGGGCTCGCTGCAGGTCTCGGCCGCGCGCAGACGCTCGTCTGGCTGCTCGCGCTGGTCAGCTTTTATCTGCCGATGGCGGTCGCGGTCTTCTATCTGAATCGGTCGATGCCGCTAGAAGGCGGCCTGTACGTGTGGGCGCGCCGCGCCTTCGGTGACGCGCTCGGATTCATGACCGCGTGGAACATCTGGCTGTACGCGCTCTCCAGCATCGCCACAATCCTGTTTCAGATTCCGAGCGAGATGTCCTACATGATCGGGCCGTCGGCGGCCTCGCTGCCGGAGA
This genomic interval from Acidobacteriaceae bacterium contains the following:
- a CDS encoding alanine--glyoxylate aminotransferase family protein; amino-acid sequence: MIRKTRLFTPGPTPLLPAAQFAMAAADIHHRTPEFRALFQRVLSQLKEFVGTKNDVIILSSSGTGAMEASVSNLTSPGDRVLVLTAGKFGERWSALAKAFGCEVDIVSAPYGQTFTVEAVKAALKLETRAVFMQANETSTGVRHDVEGVAKLLKQQKSEALLIVDAITGLGTSTLDMDHWGVDVLIGGSQKAVMIPPGLSYLAVSQRAWDRMESTYNPRYYFDLRKERKNAKTGESAYTPAVALIAALGAALDWIAAQADGNLEKGREKLVANAEVIAEMTRAALAALGFKLFNAVSPGAAATAVYAPEGVDSGVIVKELKSRFAAIITNGQGEMKGQIFRIAHLGFFDYLDTIALIGALEQVVVKSLPQLGAKFGDGLIAAQKVFAERAK
- a CDS encoding amidase, with translation MLTSSKGSPVALNRRTLLSVCAAAGLGQTLFPGALLALASTPQAAGASGSRPPQSGNEDLRGWPAITPAMIDAAAVIAAVHITDEQKQMMLDGLLSQRNSALRVRELHLANGVAPVAMTNPVPAGTNPPPVEQPQPLRLGPAPNIAKIVAEAKSAREDADIASEAWAFATVRELGVALRQRKVTSVELTKMYLARLRRYDPLLKFVITYTDERALKQAAQADRELASGHDRGPLHGIPWGAKDLLAVKGYPTTWGAAGFEHQQFDYDAEVVKRLDEAGAVLVAKMTLGALAQGDLWFGARTRNPWNPHQGSSGSSAGSASAVAAGCLGFAIGTETLGSISSPSTRCGATGLRPSFGRVPRTGAMALSWSMDKIGPITRSAEDCAMVLHAISGPDGQDLSVHAGAFNADLTIDVRKLRVGYIKSAFDTPVLQPLPKDEIATLSDEERSKRENEHKAQFERRLYDAKYDAATLDRLRAMGLTLTPCELPDFHFSALLSILSSEAAAAFDELTLSGRDALLTGQKPFDWPNQFRTARFTPAVDYIQAQRARTLAIAQMHDLFTKFDVIVAPSGGTQLTATNLCGQPAVIVPNGIRGDDAPPPASTEEGAMNNVGGPGTPVSITFLAPLYEEAKACALANAYQQKAGFMALRPKLV
- a CDS encoding L,D-transpeptidase family protein, which translates into the protein MTRRTICSLLAVLLLASLLPLSGCRGGVKALWAKFHHRRAKSKENTTDYADAISSVVDAGTLKILRWPNYSEFQPQVQQYYDGRNYELAWTRDGKPTPSAEALMQMFSNAAQKGLNPADYDADRWAQRVQQLEEIRKKHDDSDEAQSTVAQFDVAMTVALMRYLSDIHLGRVNPQTLNFDIDVPSRRAKFDIASLIDDEFVDANANEVNDAVAKLEPQNAMYQKTEQALEKYLQLAQQQSANPSAPLPGVDKPVAKGGSYPALPALWARLQLEGDAPTGAPAPASYDATFVAAVKHYQERSGLSDDGKLGQGTIDALNVPMSRRVQQIDDSLERWRWLPDNFQQARVMVNLPEFLVRAYDEDHNLAFTMRVVDGEAEGNHDTPMFVRTMRYMIFRPYWNLPISIIKKELVKHLDSGGAAYMEKNNYEVTTGNGSPVTGWTVNDLVHGRYMVRQKPGPKNSLGLVKFMFPNEYDVYMHSTPEMNLFNLSRRDRSHGCIRLNDAEKMADWVLDGQGDWDDDSIHEAMYGPADGGEPQDNKQVGLKTTLTVNITYLTANADEDGTMHFFNDIYGYDKQLEAALAAGRPYKQETVKINPKLTPGETE
- a CDS encoding DUF2251 domain-containing protein; the encoded protein is MDSLNFTPGKAHLKSNSRVVPWAVIFEDEGAAGYLYAFDRSEPTEERAILDAMLIYNVRSLEEPTRERLAAVQWSRDGMQAAFYIDGTPQAFIDFAARQSFCRSNFPNFMEQAGDTWRKASHAWDEEKIKSFEGSLYH
- the dnaB gene encoding replicative DNA helicase, with translation MAAQPIPMSLNDGLPASVQTEVTVLGAMLLDAVAIVDATEKLRPEDFLLDSHQRIYRSILELQAVGHAVDTITVMEALSKRKELDAVGGPAYLAFLTEGIPRHPNIESYVRIIKDKSLLRQLLGIFNEGMAAAADQAEDATTVLNNVEAKLADVADSAIQRGLSNIPEIVANSFGSIDALYEQGREITGLATHYIEFDKMTSGLQSGELIIIAARPSMGKTAWAINIAQNCAVKDAKVVAVFSLEMSKESLLRRMLASEAMVGSRKLQTGFIPREDRGKLISALDRLMGSKMYIDDTPGITLAEMRAKARRLQQQENGLDLIVIDYLQLMTGSAGSSQKKFENRTQEVSSISRGLKALAKELRVPVVALSQLSRGSEQRTGDKKPLLSDLRESGSIEQDADVVAFIHREEYYDRENEDLKGKAEIIIAKQRNGPTGSIQMAYIADFTRFENLDTMHGETGGDAY
- a CDS encoding GatB/YqeY domain-containing protein, whose protein sequence is MPEIAERVNKDIITAMKAREEHKLTALRMVKSALRAKEIDKREPLTAAEEQSILTTLLKQRRESVEQFTKGGRPELAAKEEAEIVLIEGYLPKAAGEDQIREVVFGAIDQITKDNGGTRPGPKDMGAVMKVAQQRSLASGIRVDGRVLSDMVKAELAKGA